Within the Paenibacillus sp. AN1007 genome, the region ATGGAGAAGTTTTAGATATGTATAAATACATGCTGCTTGCACGCAAGTTTGACGAGCGCTGCCTGCTTCTGCAGCGAGCTGGCAAAATCAACTTTCACGTATCCGGTGTAGGTCAGGAGGCTGCTCAAGTTGGTGCGGCTTTTGGTCTGGATCGAGAACACGATTATTATTTACCTTATTACCGCGATTACGGTTTCGTTATGGCCGTAGGCATGACCCCGCGTGAGCTGATGCTGTCTGCATTTGCGAAGGCGGAAGACCCGAACAGCGGCGGACGGCAGATGCCAGGACACTTTGGACACAAAAAGCTGCGCATCGTTACAGGCTCCAGTCCGGTTACCACACAGGTTCCTCATGCGGTAGGCTTTGCCCTTGCTGCCAAAATGCAGAAGAAAAAGTTTGTTTCTTTTGTTACATTCGGTGAAGGTTCGAGCAACCAGGGTGATTTCCATGAAGGAGCTAACTTTGCAGGTGTACACAAGCTGCCTGTCATTATCATGTGTGAGAACAACCAATATGCCATTTCCGTTCCTGTTCATAAGCAGCTGAGCGGCAAGATTTCTGATCGTGCACTGGGATATGGTTTTCCGGGACTGCGCGTAGATGGTAATGATGCACTTGAGGTATATGCGGCAGTGAAGGAAGCGCGTCA harbors:
- a CDS encoding thiamine pyrophosphate-dependent dehydrogenase E1 component subunit alpha, translating into MSSQGTADAVHRHQQLGLSDGEVLDMYKYMLLARKFDERCLLLQRAGKINFHVSGVGQEAAQVGAAFGLDREHDYYLPYYRDYGFVMAVGMTPRELMLSAFAKAEDPNSGGRQMPGHFGHKKLRIVTGSSPVTTQVPHAVGFALAAKMQKKKFVSFVTFGEGSSNQGDFHEGANFAGVHKLPVIIMCENNQYAISVPVHKQLSGKISDRALGYGFPGLRVDGNDALEVYAAVKEARQRAIAGEGPTLIEAMMYRLSPHSTSDNDLAYRTKEEVEENWKKDGVLRMKNYLIECGIWDEARDADLASQLALEMKEATEYADNAPYPKPEDTLTHVYADSEEGGR